One genomic region from Pseudoduganella lutea encodes:
- a CDS encoding bifunctional diguanylate cyclase/phosphodiesterase: MNDAPAIADPVTDALQLIGMPACACDGGGIVVASNAEFDALLARDPRGMAMVDLFARHMRGDGCAALEAALAGGDTAAWDSCVIAAAGRYVAVQVTVKPFPAALGRRGATILLHDIGAVQRDQQALRKALLEQRAILENAAVGIIFSKHDHVQECNMRAAEMFGYARHEMEGKPSLMLYPDVEQFDTMRERWMPVLHEGQSVTLETPMKRGDGALFWCRAHGRAVDPSDRQAGMVWIVEDISEQRAASEATRKILLEQKAILDNASVGILFTKNQHMLSCNPRIAAMFGYAPDEMIGMHAGAVFPSEQVYREFGAEAGPLLAHGRPFEKKEFRFQRKDGSLFWCRVRAKAVDQEQNDGGTIWILEDVTLSRQNQMESEALMNNASISILFTRERTITRHNRGFAEMFRYGSEEANGMSCEALYPSVAAYEALSAQAGPLLAAARPFQTEIELRRKDGSTFWAQLIAYVVNPDAPEQGTIWIAEDRTEHKAAEESLRQAADSVRRARDELEIRVLERTAELAGANTMLQGEIVERRQAEARVHHMAYHDSLTGLPNRALLTDRVERAVLNAQRTGRSLAVMFLDLDRFKTINDSLGHLTGDALLKEVAGRLCRAVRASDTVARLGGDEFVVLAPHIRDSEEAAQVAEKIIDALAPPFPLDGHTLHITPSIGICICPDDGQDVETLMRHADAAMYHAKAAGRNNYQFFTQKMNSAATFFELESSLRSALAQDQFELHFQPIIDIGSRRLHSLEVLLRWRRPGSGLVGPDKFIPILEENGLIVPVGEWVIRRACEQSMEWKRQGLQPVPLAVNLSPRQFMHRGLMPAIRRILDETGIDPALLEFEITETALMQHGEQTLDILGQINAMGIRLSIDDFGTGYSSLAYLKRFPVKKIKIDRAFIKDLEKSAEDRAIVAAIIALSDSLQLSVVAEGVETEGHYALLQQQGCQFAQGYLFSQPVPRANAGNLLERLDCVQSRVAITGV; encoded by the coding sequence ATGAACGATGCTCCCGCCATTGCCGACCCCGTCACCGACGCACTACAGCTGATCGGCATGCCGGCCTGCGCCTGCGATGGCGGCGGCATCGTGGTGGCATCGAACGCGGAGTTCGATGCACTGCTGGCGCGCGATCCGCGCGGGATGGCCATGGTGGACCTGTTTGCGCGGCACATGCGCGGCGACGGCTGCGCGGCACTCGAAGCGGCGCTGGCCGGTGGCGATACGGCCGCGTGGGACAGCTGCGTGATCGCCGCCGCGGGGCGGTACGTGGCCGTGCAAGTCACGGTCAAGCCGTTTCCCGCCGCGCTGGGGCGGCGCGGTGCCACGATCCTGTTGCACGACATCGGCGCCGTCCAGCGCGACCAGCAGGCGCTGCGCAAGGCCTTGCTGGAACAGCGCGCGATCCTGGAGAACGCCGCGGTCGGCATCATCTTCAGCAAGCACGACCATGTCCAGGAATGCAATATGCGCGCGGCGGAAATGTTCGGCTATGCCCGCCACGAGATGGAAGGCAAGCCGAGCCTGATGCTGTACCCGGATGTCGAGCAATTCGACACGATGCGCGAACGCTGGATGCCGGTGTTGCACGAGGGCCAATCGGTCACGCTGGAAACGCCGATGAAGCGGGGCGACGGCGCGCTGTTCTGGTGCCGCGCGCATGGCCGCGCGGTCGACCCTTCCGACCGGCAGGCGGGCATGGTGTGGATCGTCGAAGACATCAGCGAGCAGCGCGCCGCCAGCGAAGCCACCCGCAAGATACTGCTGGAACAGAAGGCGATCCTCGATAACGCATCGGTGGGTATCCTGTTCACGAAGAACCAGCACATGTTGAGCTGCAATCCACGCATTGCCGCGATGTTCGGGTATGCGCCGGACGAGATGATCGGCATGCATGCGGGCGCCGTGTTCCCGTCGGAGCAGGTGTATCGCGAGTTCGGCGCCGAGGCCGGCCCCCTGCTGGCCCACGGCCGGCCATTTGAAAAGAAGGAATTCCGCTTCCAGCGCAAGGATGGTTCGCTGTTCTGGTGCCGCGTGCGGGCCAAGGCGGTGGACCAGGAGCAAAACGACGGCGGCACGATCTGGATCCTGGAAGACGTGACGCTGTCGCGGCAGAACCAGATGGAATCCGAAGCGTTGATGAACAATGCGTCGATCAGCATACTGTTCACGCGCGAGCGCACGATCACGCGCCACAATCGCGGCTTTGCCGAGATGTTCCGCTACGGCAGCGAAGAGGCGAACGGCATGTCATGCGAGGCGCTCTATCCTTCGGTGGCCGCCTACGAGGCGCTCAGCGCGCAGGCCGGCCCGCTGCTGGCCGCTGCCCGGCCGTTCCAGACCGAGATCGAACTGCGGCGCAAGGATGGCAGCACGTTCTGGGCCCAGCTGATCGCCTATGTGGTCAATCCCGATGCGCCGGAGCAGGGCACGATCTGGATCGCCGAGGACCGCACGGAGCACAAGGCCGCGGAGGAATCGTTGCGCCAGGCGGCGGACTCGGTGCGCCGCGCGCGCGACGAGCTGGAGATCCGCGTGCTGGAGCGTACCGCCGAACTGGCCGGCGCGAACACGATGCTGCAGGGCGAGATCGTCGAGCGCCGGCAGGCCGAGGCAAGGGTGCACCATATGGCGTACCACGACAGCCTGACCGGCCTGCCGAACCGCGCGCTGCTGACAGACCGTGTCGAGCGCGCCGTGCTCAATGCGCAGCGCACCGGGCGCTCGCTGGCCGTGATGTTCCTCGACCTGGACCGGTTCAAGACCATCAACGATTCACTGGGCCACCTGACCGGTGACGCGCTGCTGAAGGAAGTGGCGGGCCGGCTGTGCCGGGCGGTGCGTGCCAGCGATACGGTGGCGCGGCTGGGCGGCGACGAATTCGTGGTGCTCGCGCCGCATATCCGCGACAGCGAGGAAGCGGCCCAGGTGGCCGAAAAGATCATCGACGCGCTGGCGCCGCCATTCCCGCTTGACGGGCATACACTGCATATCACGCCGTCGATCGGCATCTGCATCTGCCCGGACGACGGGCAGGACGTGGAAACCCTGATGCGCCATGCCGACGCGGCGATGTACCACGCCAAGGCGGCCGGCCGCAACAATTACCAGTTCTTCACGCAAAAGATGAATTCGGCGGCGACGTTCTTCGAGCTGGAAAGCAGCCTGCGCAGCGCGCTGGCGCAGGACCAGTTCGAGCTGCATTTCCAGCCGATCATCGACATCGGCTCGCGCCGCCTGCATTCGCTGGAAGTGCTGCTGCGCTGGCGCCGGCCGGGCAGTGGCCTGGTAGGTCCCGACAAGTTCATTCCCATCCTCGAAGAAAATGGCCTGATCGTGCCGGTCGGCGAATGGGTCATCCGGCGCGCGTGCGAGCAAAGCATGGAATGGAAGCGGCAGGGCCTGCAGCCGGTGCCGCTGGCCGTGAACCTGTCGCCGCGCCAGTTCATGCACAGGGGCCTGATGCCGGCGATCCGCCGCATCCTCGATGAAACGGGCATCGATCCGGCATTGCTGGAATTCGAGATCACGGAAACCGCGCTGATGCAGCACGGCGAGCAGACGCTCGATATTCTCGGCCAGATCAACGCGATGGGCATTCGCCTGTCGATCGACGATTTCGGTACCGGCTACTCGAGCCTCGCTTACCTGAAACGCTTCCCGGTCAAGAAGATCAAGATCGACCGCGCATTCATCAAGGACCTTGAAAAGAGCGCCGAGGACAGGGCGATCGTGGCGGCGATCATCGCCTTGTCGGACAGCCTGCAACTGTCGGTGGTGGCGGAAGGCGTCGAAACGGAAGGGCATTACGCCCTGCTGCAGCAGCAGGGTTGCCAGTTTGCCCAGGGCTACCTGTTCTCGCAGCCGGTGCCGCGCGCGAACGCGGGCAACCTGCTGGAACGCCTGGACTGCGTTCAGTCCAGGGTGGCGATCACGGGCGTGTGA